A window of Rhododendron vialii isolate Sample 1 chromosome 11a, ASM3025357v1 contains these coding sequences:
- the LOC131306366 gene encoding disease resistance protein At4g27190-like isoform X1: MEADEEGSLPAENESWTEAHQAKLEPSKSNPELSKGKAPESSHPIDKGISSEQVSHKLGGLRLAREALEIMRKAEFLIRKKDLFHLVLSYPITDSTKYYGDLSLQNNCFSKMNQLVRELKALESEINNGKYLNEFGGLANKGVQMEQLDRLMNEIAHNLQAAENIVAKYDFDLVAYIPQAYFVRSHKGGEFGLTHKTSAACEAPDEMVTLAINSAIRQVSAYVKAETFKKIGISGSGGEEVARAVMDIARMRQNGSVVLCISVCGHDCDKEVRQKIAEQIHVLQQIDHIFSLSLDQLLPHNFFLLVECVDGQMDLHDLRLPDHGVVVLTTQSQEAYKIMDVDVEVRMEDHLLPWDLFCERSLVDTSSALQQMALQLVKECHCHLLAVILLARALKDVTDISVWALALQKLSSYLFAMEEGSSQVMKHVLKLIWDQKDLTTKYCIQYCTSRRWKQGRGSPVSEWVSSYLVETTEEGEVILKDLIGSFLLEKFGPRFFMRKETKVVLNEYFTSYLPSPSIRRGGLGLIKTPTVGNYTKEIELHDNKLSELPENPKCQTLRKLWLQNNCDLMEIPLLFFEDMPLLVHLDLSHTNIKSLPPSISRLLSLQEFYLRGCELLNELPPHIGALRKLEVFDLEGTEIMYLPSEIGELISLRRFKVSLCRRANYYGETKQTGIAIQTEVMSLFPHLEELSIDVSPDGEWWDDDVNPDSEWWDANVKAIINALSSSNELRILKLYLPSVELLQQLRYEHKKIVFPNLSDFRFIVGHRQQRNIYRLPNGVEERYYKWEEKFKKSLKYINGEGMPSGVTEALKHASVLFLDRHWTVKVLSEFGHENLAKLRSCLLVECNELQTIVDGDYECPNESIFNCLHHLSIHYMKNLESIWQGSIPKDSQFSLRSLTLHTCPKLTTIFTPDMLRNLFCLEELIVEDCPKICSIVTQEDANVQLGCFLKRLRKIALLDLPQLVTISRPLCLAEEVDSLFIYNCPMLKSLDTAGTIFPKYCKIVGEKEWWDSLKWHDSKWSRMTQPAFEELRTDEDFMDQLVRDIYSPMDFDAEWSRMTQPAFEVLRTDEDFMDQLVREIYSPMDFNFDKPGGGGELKQKAMIKDKVKKGATALGDDVDSDNKLANMASEDDEKKIGSGNGGNGKKSSNYSGGRGLMNICQVEGCTADMSYAKPYHRRHKVCEHHAKAQVVVVAGIHKRFCQECSRFHELLEFDNSKRSCRRRLAWHNKRKCRSMDTANNCDDKDSMSYRNSMIPEEATAGGWPGTTNANAKGRAQLTQPEKARAKEGQLAARN, translated from the exons ATGGAGGCTGACGAGGAAGGCAGTTTACCTGCGGAAAATGAGTCATGGACTGAAGCTCACCAAGCAAAATTAGAGCCTTCGAAATCAAATCCAGAACTGTCCAAAGGAAAGGCCCCCGAATCTTCTCATCCCATTGATAAGGGTATCTCATCTGAACAGGTATCACACAAACTCGGTGGATTACGCCTTGCAAGAGAAGCACTAGAGATTATGCGAAAAGCTGAGTTTTTGATACGGAAGAAGGACTTGTTCCACCTTGTCTTATCATACCCTATCACAGATTCTACCAAGTATTATGGGGACCTTAGTCTTCAAAACAACTGTTTCTCCAAAATGAACCAACTCGTCAGAGAATTGAAGGCTTTGGAATCAGAGATCAATAATGGAAAATACTTAAATGAATTTGGTGGGTTGGCCAATAAGGGAGTACAAATGGAGCAATTAGATAGGTTGATGAACGAGATTGCGCACAATCTTCAGGCAGCTGAAAACATAGTGGCCAAGTATGATTTTGATCTAGTAGCTTATATACCTCAAGCATATTTTGTACGTTCACACAAGGGGGGCGAGTTTGGGCTAACTCATAAAACCAGTGCTGCATGTGAAGCCCCAGACGAAATGGTGACTTTGGCCATCAATTCTGCTATTAGGCAGGTTTCGGCATATGTTAAGGcagaaacttttaaaaaaatcgggATTTCAGGGAGCGGAGGGGAGGAAGTAGCCAGAGCAGTCATGGATATAGCAAGGATGAGACAGAATGGCAGTGTTGTCCTCTGCATCTCTGTCTGTGGACATGACTGTGACAAAGAGGTAAGGCAGAAAATCGCGGAGCAGATTCACGTACTTCAACAAATTGATCACATCTTCAGTTTATCGCTAGATCAGTTACTACCTCACAACTTCTTCCTGCTCGTGGAATGTGTCGATGGACAGATGGATCTACATGACTTAAGACTCCCTGATCATGGAGTCGTAGTACTTACGACTCAATCACAAGAGGCTTATAAGATCATGGATGTGGATGTGGAGGTCAGAATGGAGGACCATCTGTTACCATGGGACCTATTCTGTGAGCGATCACTTGTTGATACCTCTTCAGCTCTCCAACAAATGGCCCTCCAGTTGGTAAAAGAGTGCCATTGCCACCTACTTGCCGTCATTCTTCTTGCTAGAGCCTTGAAAGATGTGACTGATATCAGTGTTTGGGCACTTGCGCTACAGAAATTATCATCATACTTGTTTGCGATGGAAGAAGGGTCGAGCCAAGTCATGAAACATGTGTTGAAACTCATATGGGATCAGAAGGATCTAACGACAAAATATTGCATTCAGTACTGCACAAGTCGTCGTTGGAAACAGGGACGGGGTTCACCAGTATCAGAATGGGTCTCAAGTTACTTAGTCGAAACAACAGAAGAAGGGGAAGTCATTTTGAAGGATCTTATCGGTTCCTTCTTGCTAGAGAAATTTGGCCCCCGTTTTTTTATGCGGAAAGAAACTAAAGTTGTGCTGAATGAGTATTTTACATCCTATCTGCCTAGTCCTTCGATAAGGCGAGGGGGGTTAGGATTGATCAAGACACCAACCGTTGGAAATTATACCAAGGAGATTGAGTTGCACGACAATAAATTATCTGAGCTACCAGAGAACCCTAAGTGCCAGACTCTCAGAAAACTATGGTTACAAAACAACTGCGATCTGATGGAAATACCTCTACTGTTCTTTGAAGACATGCCTCTTCTAGTCCATTTAGATTTATCCCACACCAACATAAAGTCCTTGCCACCTTCTATTTCCAGATTGCTGTCCCTTCAGGAGTTCTATTTGAGAGGCTGTGAACTTCTCAATGAGCTGCCACCCCATATTGGAGCACTCCGGAAACTTGAGGTTTTTGATCTCGAAGGAACTGAAATTATGTATTTGCCCAGCGAAATCGGTGAATTAATCAGTTTGAGACGGTTCAAGGTATCTCTTTGTAGACGTGCAAACTACTATGGAGAAACAAAGCAGACAGGCATTGCAATCCAGACAGAGGTGATGTCATTATTCCCTCATTTGGAAGAACTAAGCATTGATGTGAGCCCAGATGGTGAGTGGTGGGATGACGATGTAAACCCAGATAGTGAATGGTGGGATGCTAATGTGAAGGCTATAATAAATGCACTGAGTAGCTCAAATGAGCTGAGAATCCTCAAGTTATATCTCCCATCAGTTGAATTATTGCAGCAACTTAGATATGAGCACAAAAAAATCGTGTTTCCGAATTTATCTGATTTTAGATTCATTGTTGGTCATCGTCAACAGCGCAATATATATCGTCTGCCAAATGGAGTTGAGGAGAGATACTATAAATGGGAGGAGAAATTTAAGAAAAGCCTTAAGTACATAAATGGTGAAGGCATGCCAAGTGGTGTTACTGAGGCACTCAAGCATGCTTCTGTGCTTTTCCTGGACCGGCATTGGACTGTCAAGGTCTTGTCTGAATTTGGGCATGAAAATTTGGCTAAACTTAGAAGTTGCTTGCTTGTGGAATGTAATGAGCTTCAAACCATAGTTGATGGAGACTATGAATGTCCGAATGAATCTATATTTAACTGCTTACACCACTTGAGTATTCACTACATGAAGAACTTAGAGAGCATTTGGCAAGGCTCGATTCCTAAGGATTCGCAATTCAGTCTAAGGTCCTTGACATTGCACACTTGCCCGAAGTTGACCACCATTTTCACGCCAGATATGCTTCGTAACCTCTTTTGCTTGGAAGAGCTTATAGTGGAAGACTGCCCCAAAATTTGCAGTATTGTGACTCAAGAAGATGCCAACGTGCAATTGGGTTGTTTTTTGAAACGCTTGAGGAAGATTGCACTCCTTGACCTACCTCAATTGGTTACCATTTCACGCCCTCTATGCCTTGCTGAAGAAGTGGACAGTCTTTTCATTTATAATTGCCCGATGCTCAAAAGTTTGGATACCGCAGGAACAATATTTCCAAAATACTGCAAGATCGTAGGAGAGAAGGAATGGTGGGACTCATTAAAGTGGCATGATTCCAAATGGAGCAGAATGACTCAGCCAGCATTTGAGGAACTTAGAACAGATGAAGATTTCATGGATCAATTGGTAAGAGATATATACTCGCCAATGGACTTTGATGCCGAATGGAGCAGAATGACTCAGCCAGCATTTGAGGTACTTAGAACAGATGAAGATTTCATGGATCAATTGGTAAGAGAAATATACTCGCCAATGGACTTTAACTTCGATAAGCCAG gtggtggtggtgaattGAAGCAGAAGGCCATGATCAAGGACAAGGTGAAGAAGGGGGCCACGGCACTGGGTGATGATGTGGACAGCGACAACAAATTAGCTAATATGGCCTCCGAGGATGATGAGAAGAAGATAGGCAGTGGCAATGGtggaaatggaaagaaaagttcTAATTACAGTGGAGGAAGGGGTTTGATGAATATTTGCCAGGTGGAGGGGTGCACGGCAGATATGAGTTATGCAAAGCCGTACCATAGGCGGCACAAGGTTTGTGAGCACCACGCCAAGGCCCAAGTTGTGGTGGTTGCCGGAATCCACAAGAGGTTTTGCCAAGAATGTAGCAG
- the LOC131306366 gene encoding disease resistance protein At4g27190-like isoform X2 has translation MEADEEGSLPAENESWTEAHQAKLEPSKSNPELSKGKAPESSHPIDKGISSEQVSHKLGGLRLAREALEIMRKAEFLIRKKDLFHLVLSYPITDSTKYYGDLSLQNNCFSKMNQLVRELKALESEINNGKYLNEFGGLANKGVQMEQLDRLMNEIAHNLQAAENIVAKYDFDLVAYIPQAYFVRSHKGGEFGLTHKTSAACEAPDEMVTLAINSAIRQVSAYVKAETFKKIGISGSGGEEVARAVMDIARMRQNGSVVLCISVCGHDCDKEVRQKIAEQIHVLQQIDHIFSLSLDQLLPHNFFLLVECVDGQMDLHDLRLPDHGVVVLTTQSQEAYKIMDVDVEVRMEDHLLPWDLFCERSLVDTSSALQQMALQLVKECHCHLLAVILLARALKDVTDISVWALALQKLSSYLFAMEEGSSQVMKHVLKLIWDQKDLTTKYCIQYCTSRRWKQGRGSPVSEWVSSYLVETTEEGEVILKDLIGSFLLEKFGPRFFMRKETKVVLNEYFTSYLPSPSIRRGGLGLIKTPTVGNYTKEIELHDNKLSELPENPKCQTLRKLWLQNNCDLMEIPLLFFEDMPLLVHLDLSHTNIKSLPPSISRLLSLQEFYLRGCELLNELPPHIGALRKLEVFDLEGTEIMYLPSEIGELISLRRFKVSLCRRANYYGETKQTGIAIQTEVMSLFPHLEELSIDVSPDGEWWDDDVNPDSEWWDANVKAIINALSSSNELRILKLYLPSVELLQQLRYEHKKIVFPNLSDFRFIVGHRQQRNIYRLPNGVEERYYKWEEKFKKSLKYINGEGMPSGVTEALKHASVLFLDRHWTVKVLSEFGHENLAKLRSCLLVECNELQTIVDGDYECPNESIFNCLHHLSIHYMKNLESIWQGSIPKDSQFSLRSLTLHTCPKLTTIFTPDMLRNLFCLEELIVEDCPKICSIVTQEDANVQLGCFLKRLRKIALLDLPQLVTISRPLCLAEEVDSLFIYNCPMLKSLDTAGTIFPKYCKIVGEKEWWDSLKWHDSKWSRMTQPAFEELRTDEDFMDQLVRDIYSPMDFDAEWSRMTQPAFEVLRTDEDFMDQLVREIYSPMDFNFDKPGGGGELKQKAMIKDKVKKGATALGDDVDSDNKLANMASEDDEKKIGSGNGGNGKKSSNYSGGRGLMNICQVEGCTADMSYAKPYHRRHKVCEHHAKAQVVVVAGIHKRFCQECSRFHELSEFDDSRRSYRWRLAGHNERQRQRKSTADPTGESSSQRGTAGGTQLMEIVCGG, from the exons ATGGAGGCTGACGAGGAAGGCAGTTTACCTGCGGAAAATGAGTCATGGACTGAAGCTCACCAAGCAAAATTAGAGCCTTCGAAATCAAATCCAGAACTGTCCAAAGGAAAGGCCCCCGAATCTTCTCATCCCATTGATAAGGGTATCTCATCTGAACAGGTATCACACAAACTCGGTGGATTACGCCTTGCAAGAGAAGCACTAGAGATTATGCGAAAAGCTGAGTTTTTGATACGGAAGAAGGACTTGTTCCACCTTGTCTTATCATACCCTATCACAGATTCTACCAAGTATTATGGGGACCTTAGTCTTCAAAACAACTGTTTCTCCAAAATGAACCAACTCGTCAGAGAATTGAAGGCTTTGGAATCAGAGATCAATAATGGAAAATACTTAAATGAATTTGGTGGGTTGGCCAATAAGGGAGTACAAATGGAGCAATTAGATAGGTTGATGAACGAGATTGCGCACAATCTTCAGGCAGCTGAAAACATAGTGGCCAAGTATGATTTTGATCTAGTAGCTTATATACCTCAAGCATATTTTGTACGTTCACACAAGGGGGGCGAGTTTGGGCTAACTCATAAAACCAGTGCTGCATGTGAAGCCCCAGACGAAATGGTGACTTTGGCCATCAATTCTGCTATTAGGCAGGTTTCGGCATATGTTAAGGcagaaacttttaaaaaaatcgggATTTCAGGGAGCGGAGGGGAGGAAGTAGCCAGAGCAGTCATGGATATAGCAAGGATGAGACAGAATGGCAGTGTTGTCCTCTGCATCTCTGTCTGTGGACATGACTGTGACAAAGAGGTAAGGCAGAAAATCGCGGAGCAGATTCACGTACTTCAACAAATTGATCACATCTTCAGTTTATCGCTAGATCAGTTACTACCTCACAACTTCTTCCTGCTCGTGGAATGTGTCGATGGACAGATGGATCTACATGACTTAAGACTCCCTGATCATGGAGTCGTAGTACTTACGACTCAATCACAAGAGGCTTATAAGATCATGGATGTGGATGTGGAGGTCAGAATGGAGGACCATCTGTTACCATGGGACCTATTCTGTGAGCGATCACTTGTTGATACCTCTTCAGCTCTCCAACAAATGGCCCTCCAGTTGGTAAAAGAGTGCCATTGCCACCTACTTGCCGTCATTCTTCTTGCTAGAGCCTTGAAAGATGTGACTGATATCAGTGTTTGGGCACTTGCGCTACAGAAATTATCATCATACTTGTTTGCGATGGAAGAAGGGTCGAGCCAAGTCATGAAACATGTGTTGAAACTCATATGGGATCAGAAGGATCTAACGACAAAATATTGCATTCAGTACTGCACAAGTCGTCGTTGGAAACAGGGACGGGGTTCACCAGTATCAGAATGGGTCTCAAGTTACTTAGTCGAAACAACAGAAGAAGGGGAAGTCATTTTGAAGGATCTTATCGGTTCCTTCTTGCTAGAGAAATTTGGCCCCCGTTTTTTTATGCGGAAAGAAACTAAAGTTGTGCTGAATGAGTATTTTACATCCTATCTGCCTAGTCCTTCGATAAGGCGAGGGGGGTTAGGATTGATCAAGACACCAACCGTTGGAAATTATACCAAGGAGATTGAGTTGCACGACAATAAATTATCTGAGCTACCAGAGAACCCTAAGTGCCAGACTCTCAGAAAACTATGGTTACAAAACAACTGCGATCTGATGGAAATACCTCTACTGTTCTTTGAAGACATGCCTCTTCTAGTCCATTTAGATTTATCCCACACCAACATAAAGTCCTTGCCACCTTCTATTTCCAGATTGCTGTCCCTTCAGGAGTTCTATTTGAGAGGCTGTGAACTTCTCAATGAGCTGCCACCCCATATTGGAGCACTCCGGAAACTTGAGGTTTTTGATCTCGAAGGAACTGAAATTATGTATTTGCCCAGCGAAATCGGTGAATTAATCAGTTTGAGACGGTTCAAGGTATCTCTTTGTAGACGTGCAAACTACTATGGAGAAACAAAGCAGACAGGCATTGCAATCCAGACAGAGGTGATGTCATTATTCCCTCATTTGGAAGAACTAAGCATTGATGTGAGCCCAGATGGTGAGTGGTGGGATGACGATGTAAACCCAGATAGTGAATGGTGGGATGCTAATGTGAAGGCTATAATAAATGCACTGAGTAGCTCAAATGAGCTGAGAATCCTCAAGTTATATCTCCCATCAGTTGAATTATTGCAGCAACTTAGATATGAGCACAAAAAAATCGTGTTTCCGAATTTATCTGATTTTAGATTCATTGTTGGTCATCGTCAACAGCGCAATATATATCGTCTGCCAAATGGAGTTGAGGAGAGATACTATAAATGGGAGGAGAAATTTAAGAAAAGCCTTAAGTACATAAATGGTGAAGGCATGCCAAGTGGTGTTACTGAGGCACTCAAGCATGCTTCTGTGCTTTTCCTGGACCGGCATTGGACTGTCAAGGTCTTGTCTGAATTTGGGCATGAAAATTTGGCTAAACTTAGAAGTTGCTTGCTTGTGGAATGTAATGAGCTTCAAACCATAGTTGATGGAGACTATGAATGTCCGAATGAATCTATATTTAACTGCTTACACCACTTGAGTATTCACTACATGAAGAACTTAGAGAGCATTTGGCAAGGCTCGATTCCTAAGGATTCGCAATTCAGTCTAAGGTCCTTGACATTGCACACTTGCCCGAAGTTGACCACCATTTTCACGCCAGATATGCTTCGTAACCTCTTTTGCTTGGAAGAGCTTATAGTGGAAGACTGCCCCAAAATTTGCAGTATTGTGACTCAAGAAGATGCCAACGTGCAATTGGGTTGTTTTTTGAAACGCTTGAGGAAGATTGCACTCCTTGACCTACCTCAATTGGTTACCATTTCACGCCCTCTATGCCTTGCTGAAGAAGTGGACAGTCTTTTCATTTATAATTGCCCGATGCTCAAAAGTTTGGATACCGCAGGAACAATATTTCCAAAATACTGCAAGATCGTAGGAGAGAAGGAATGGTGGGACTCATTAAAGTGGCATGATTCCAAATGGAGCAGAATGACTCAGCCAGCATTTGAGGAACTTAGAACAGATGAAGATTTCATGGATCAATTGGTAAGAGATATATACTCGCCAATGGACTTTGATGCCGAATGGAGCAGAATGACTCAGCCAGCATTTGAGGTACTTAGAACAGATGAAGATTTCATGGATCAATTGGTAAGAGAAATATACTCGCCAATGGACTTTAACTTCGATAAGCCAG gtggtggtggtgaattGAAGCAGAAGGCCATGATCAAGGACAAGGTGAAGAAGGGGGCCACGGCACTGGGTGATGATGTGGACAGCGACAACAAATTAGCTAATATGGCCTCCGAGGATGATGAGAAGAAGATAGGCAGTGGCAATGGtggaaatggaaagaaaagttcTAATTACAGTGGAGGAAGGGGTTTGATGAATATTTGCCAGGTGGAGGGGTGCACGGCAGATATGAGTTATGCAAAGCCGTACCATAGGCGGCACAAGGTTTGTGAGCACCACGCCAAGGCCCAAGTTGTGGTGGTTGCCGGAATCCACAAGAGGTTTTGCCAAGAATGTAGCAG